The genomic interval AATATAAAATTTGATTGTTTAGTTGATAAATACATTGAAAAAATGAAAAAGAAACTCACATTATATATGAAATGGGAATTAAACTATTTTTTCAATATGGGAGAATTTACACTGTATAGTATGGGTAGAATGATTTATATGAAATATATTCTTAATCATTCACCTATAAAAAAAGTAGAAGAATTAATCCGAATTATAGAAAATAGTGATTCTATAATATTCGCCAAAGCTATATTTTTATGCCATATGTACATTAATAAGTCTAGGATAAATTTTAAAAAAGTAGAAAAAGAAGTGAATAGTATTTCTGAGATGATAGAAATTATAAAAAACACAACCTATCAATTTGAAGATACGAAAGTAAAAATTATTGAATGTCTAGAAAATCTTGAAGAAACTAAACAACGATATTGTTTACTTCTTAACAATATATATCAAAAGATATACAAAACATATGAAGAAGATATACTAAAATTAGTAATAAAGAAAAAAACAAAATATGAAGATCGCTTTAATCGTGATCCCGAACAATTTTGTAAAGATTGTTTTAATACAGATTTAGAAGTGTTTGGGAATAAAGTGTGTATTCACATCAGTTTTTTCTGGAATATTGGGTATGAGTATTGGCCTAAACAATTTGGTGAAGAAGTGATTATTCTTGGTGCAAACTCACATTTAAAGGATATAACTATACCTCAAAAAGAAAAAATCTTTAACTTTTTGAAGACGATATCTGATAAGAGTCGTTTAGAAATAATCCATTTATTATCAGAAAGGCCATATTATGTAAATGAGTTGGCTGAAAAATTAAATTTTAGTACAGCAACCATCTCTTATCATTTAAGTAAATTACAAGAAATTAATATAGTTGATTTTAAAAGAAGAGATCAACGATTTTATTACTTTTTATTAGATAATCAAATTAAAAATTTATTTAAAGAAGCATCAGAACTATTTGTAGAATAAATAACAAAAAAAAGTGGAAACATTCCACTTTTTTTATATTATCATCTTTTTAATTTGATTGGCTACACCATCCACACCTTGATTATCAGTATTTATTTTTGTTGTGTCTAACTGTTGATACATGGAGAGTCTATTAAGACTGGTATTTATGCTATCTACATCTCTGTTATCGTTTTTCATTCGTTTTTCTAAAGTTTCTTTACTACATACTAAAGAAATATGATATTGTTGTGTCGCTTGTAAATTGAGATTGTTTAATATTTCATTTATGATTTCTTGCTTATGCATAACCCACGAGAAGATGATGTATCGAAAATTATCATTTTGAAGATAGTTATTTAATAAATAGCATATATTTTTAATTACCATTTGTTTATTTGATTCATCAAAGTTCCATGGATTCATTTGCCAACACCAATCACCATCTAACCAAATTGAGGGTTGAAGGATGTTATGAAGTGCCTTACTAGTTGTTGTTTTTCCAACGCCCATTGTACCGCCAATAAAGATTATTTTTTTCATGTTTTCACCTCGTATTATAAGTTTATTATAGCATGTAATTAAAATTTTTAAAAAAAATGATTAAAAAAAGTTGACAAAGATAAATATGTGACATATAATAGACTACGTAGTCTAGACCATATGGTCTAGACCGATAAGTCTATTAATTGGGGAGGAATGTAAAAATGTTTAATGTTGAGAATTTAACATTTAAATATCCAAAAAACAAACAGAATACAATTAAAGGAATTAGTTTTGAGATTAAACCAGGTGAAATATTTGGTTTATTAGGTCCTAGTGGTGTAGGTAAAAGTACTACTCAGAAGATTTTAACAAAGTTATTAACCAATTATTCTGGTGTAGTCAAGTACAAAGGTAAAAATCTAGATACATATAAAAAAGATTTTTATCAAGAAATTGGTGTTGGATTTGAAATGCCTGTTCACTTTTCAAAATTGACAGCGGAAGAAAATTTACACTTTTTTCAAAAATTATATCGAAGTCATGCTGATATTGATGAATTATTAAAAAGAGTTGGATTATATGAACACAGAAAAAAACAAGTGAATGAATTTTCAAAAGGAATGAAATCAAGATTAAATTTTGTACGTGCACTAATTAATAATCCTAAAATTTTATTCCTAGATGAACCAACAAATGGATTAGATCCTAAAAACGCTAAAGTTATCAAAGACATAATAAGAGAATATAAAGCTAATGGAGGAACTGTGTTATTAACAACACATCTTATGAATGATGTTGATGAATTGTGTGACCGTGTTGCTTTCTTAGCAGATGGAGTAATAGCAGAAATTGATACCCCGAAAAATTTAAAATTAAAACATGGGAAGCGTGAAGTAGAAGTAGAGTATGAACAAAATGAAAAAGTTATAAAAAATCAATACGAGTTAGATAATATAGGATTAAACAATGATTTTATAAATGTGATTAAAAATAATAAAATTATCACAATTCACAGTAAAGAAACAACCTTAGATGATATTTTCATCAAAGTAACAGGAGTGAAACATCATGAATAATTTTATTGTATTGTTAAAAGGTGAATTACAAAGAATGAAAAAATACAATATTGTTGCAGCAAGTTTTCTTACAGTACTTATATGGATTGGTGTTCTTCAATTTAGTGGTCAAAAAGATGTTACACATTTGTTTCCAATCTTCATATTTGTTGATGCAACAACTATGTCGATGCTAATGATTGGGGTTACGATGTTTTTTGAAAAACAAGAAGGTGTATTGAAATCATTATTTGTTT from Mycoplasmatota bacterium carries:
- a CDS encoding winged helix-turn-helix transcriptional regulator; translated protein: MKHLNKDFKLDVNQAIEFQNVLVALYGQNNFYKFLEEDNIKFDCLVDKYIEKMKKKLTLYMKWELNYFFNMGEFTLYSMGRMIYMKYILNHSPIKKVEELIRIIENSDSIIFAKAIFLCHMYINKSRINFKKVEKEVNSISEMIEIIKNTTYQFEDTKVKIIECLENLEETKQRYCLLLNNIYQKIYKTYEEDILKLVIKKKTKYEDRFNRDPEQFCKDCFNTDLEVFGNKVCIHISFFWNIGYEYWPKQFGEEVIILGANSHLKDITIPQKEKIFNFLKTISDKSRLEIIHLLSERPYYVNELAEKLNFSTATISYHLSKLQEINIVDFKRRDQRFYYFLLDNQIKNLFKEASELFVE
- a CDS encoding AAA family ATPase, which gives rise to MKKIIFIGGTMGVGKTTTSKALHNILQPSIWLDGDWCWQMNPWNFDESNKQMVIKNICYLLNNYLQNDNFRYIIFSWVMHKQEIINEILNNLNLQATQQYHISLVCSKETLEKRMKNDNRDVDSINTSLNRLSMYQQLDTTKINTDNQGVDGVANQIKKMII
- a CDS encoding ABC transporter ATP-binding protein is translated as MFNVENLTFKYPKNKQNTIKGISFEIKPGEIFGLLGPSGVGKSTTQKILTKLLTNYSGVVKYKGKNLDTYKKDFYQEIGVGFEMPVHFSKLTAEENLHFFQKLYRSHADIDELLKRVGLYEHRKKQVNEFSKGMKSRLNFVRALINNPKILFLDEPTNGLDPKNAKVIKDIIREYKANGGTVLLTTHLMNDVDELCDRVAFLADGVIAEIDTPKNLKLKHGKREVEVEYEQNEKVIKNQYELDNIGLNNDFINVIKNNKIITIHSKETTLDDIFIKVTGVKHHE